A stretch of Chionomys nivalis chromosome 2, mChiNiv1.1, whole genome shotgun sequence DNA encodes these proteins:
- the LOC130870138 gene encoding olfactory receptor 1052-like: MAVWNHTGLKEFILIGFMENHNWEVSLFLFFSLVYIIILVGNWGMIMLICFNVRLHTPMYFFLSNLSFCDICYSTVIAPKMLVNFLAEHKTSIFFACLLQSFFFAIYITTEVILLSMMAYDRYVAITNPLMYTVIMTYRICTQMVLACYLGGIINSLIHTIGLLRLDFCGPNIVNHFFCDVPPLLKLSCSDAHINEMLLLIFSGVIAIFTFIVIIVSYSHILIAILRIRSIEGRRKAFSTCASHLTAVTLLYGSVAFSYIQPSSQYSMEQEKVSAVFYTLIIPMLNPLIYSLRNKDVKEAAKRSIWMGRSNS; this comes from the coding sequence atgGCAGTGTGGAATCATACAGGTCTAAAGGAATTCATACTGATCGGATTCATGGAAAATCATAATTGGGAGGTTTCCCTCTTCTTGTTTTTCAGCCTAGTTTATATCATCATTCTTGTGGGTAACTGGGGGATGATTATGTTGATCTGTTTTAATGTTAGACTTCACACTCCAATGTACTTCTTCCTTAGTAACCTTTCTTTTTGCGACATCTGCTACTCTACTGTCATTGCTCCAAAGATGCTGGTCAATTTCCTAGCAGAACACAAGACTAGTATATTCTTTGCCTGCTTACTTCAGAGCTTCTTTTTTGCAATTTATATAACCACAGAGGTCATCCTCCTGTCTATGATGGCTTATGATCGATATGTGGCAATCACAAATCCTTTAATGTATACAGTTATTATGACCTACCGCATCTGCACACAGATGGTTTTGGCATGTTACTTGGGTGGCATCATTAATTCTCTCATTCACACAATAGGTCTACTCAGACTGGACTTCTGTGGTCCAAATATTGTGAATCACTTCTTCTGTGATGTACCTCCTCTTCTGAAGCTTTCTTGCTCTGATGCACACATCAATGAGATGCTGCTTTTGATCTTCTCTGGAGTGATTGCTATTTTCACCTTTATTGTTATCATTGTGTCCTATAGCCACATTCTCATTGCCATTTTGAGAATTCGCTCCATAGAGGGGAGGCGCAAAGCCTTTTCTACTTGTGCCTCACACCTGACAGCTGTGACATTACTTTATGGTTCTGTGGCTTTTAGTTATATCCAGCCAAGCTCTCAGTACTCCATGGAACAGGAAAAAGTGTCTGCTGTGTTTTACACCTTGATCATTCCCATGCTAAACCCTCTGATTTACAGTCTGAGGAACAAGGATGTGAAGGAAGCAGCAAAGAGATCCATTTGGATGGGGAGGAGCAACTCTTGA
- the LOC130862895 gene encoding olfactory receptor 1052-like — MAIWNHTHVKEFILVGLTENSNWEVSLFLFFSLVYIIILVGNWGMIMLICFNVRLHTPMYFILFGNWGMIILIWLNAQLHTPMYFFLSNLSFCDICYPTIFAPKMLVNFLSEHKSSTFFACVLQSFFFAVYVTTEGILLSMMAYDRYVVITKPLMYTVIMTHRVCMQMVLACYLGGLINSLTHTIGLLRLDFCGPNIVNHFFCGVPPFLKLSCSDAHINEMLLLIFSGVIAIFTFIFIIVSYSHILIAILRIRSIEGRRKAFSTCASHLTAVTLLYGSVAFSYTQPSSQHSMEQEKVSAVFYTLIIPMLNPLIYSLRNKDVKKATKRSICRWRSNSSLSLFSNSANLK; from the coding sequence ATGGCAATTTGGAATCATACACATGTGAAGGAATTCATACTGGTCGGCTTAACAGAAAATTCTAATTGGGAGGTTTCCCTCTTCTTGTTTTTCAGCCTAGTTTATATCATCATTCTTGTGGGTAACTGGGGGATGATTATGTTGATCTGTTTCAATGTTAGACTTCACACTCCAATGTACTTCATTCTTTTTGGTAATTGGGGTATGATTATCTTGATCTGGCTGAATGCTCAACTTCATACACCGATGTACTTTTTCCTTAGTAACCTTTCTTTCTGTGACATCTGCTACCCTACTATCTTTGCTCCTAAGATGTTGGTCAATTTCTTATCAGAACACAAGTCTAGTACATTCTTTGCCTGTGTTCTGCAGAGCTTCTTTTTTGCAGTTTATGTAACCACAGAAGGCATCCTCCTGTCTATGATGGCTTATGATCGCTATGTGGTAATCACCAAGCCCTTAATGTATACAGTTATTATGACCCACCGCGTCTGCATGCAGATGGTTTTGGCATGTTACTTGGGTGGCCTCATTAATTCTCTGACTCACACAATAGGTCTACTCAGACTGGACTTCTGTGGTCCAAACATTGTGAATCACTTCTTCTGTGGTGTCCCTCCTTTTCTGAAGCTTTCTTGCTCTGATGCACACATCAATGAGATGCTGCTTTTGATCTTCTCTGGAGTGATTGCTATTTTcacctttatttttatcattgtgTCCTATAGCCACATTCTCATTGCCATTCTGAGAATTCGCTCCATAGAGGGGAGGCGCAAAGCCTTCTCTACTTGTGCCTCACACCTAACAGCTGTTACATTACTTTATGGTTCTGTGGCTTTTAGTTATACTCAGCCAAGCTCTCAGCACTCCATGGAACAGGAAAAAGTGTCTGCTGTGTTTTACACCTTGATCATTCCCATGCTGAACCCTCTGATTTACAGCCTGAGGAACAAGGATGTGAAGAAAGCAACCAAGAGGTCCATTTGTAGGTGGAGGAGCAACTCTTCACTCAGTCTTTTCTCTAATTCTGCAAACTTGAAGTGA
- the LOC130870069 gene encoding olfactory receptor 1052-like: protein MGDVNFTFVTEFILLGLTDRDELKVFLFILFLLIYAISLLGNVGMFFLIYITPKLHMPMYYFLSCLSFVDAWYSSVFAPKMLLNFFAERETISFSACILQYFLFVSLLTTEGFLLAAMAYDRYVAIVNPLLYTVSMTKMVCVGLVLGSCIGGLINSVTHTTGLMKLSFCGPNIISHFFCDLPPLLKLSCSNTSINEFLLLIFSGVIAMITFLTVMISYIFIVAAILRIRSAAGRRKAFSTCASHLTAVTLFYGSISFSYIQPSSQYSLEQEKVVSVFYTLVIPMLNPLIYSLRNKEVKDAVKRVMEMKPFSC, encoded by the coding sequence ATGGGTGATGTCAACTTTACTTTTGTCACTGAATTTATCCTTTTGGGATTGACAGATCGTGATGAACTCAAGGTGTTCCTCTTCATATTGTTCCTGTTGATCTATGCCATCTCTTTGTTAGGGAATGTAGGTATGTTCTTTCTGATCTACATAACGCCTAAACTCCACATGCCCATGTATTACTTTCTTAGCTGTTTGTCATTTGTGGATGCATGGTATTCTTCAGTATTTGCCCCAAAAATGCTGCTGAACTTCTTTGCTGAAAGAGAGACCATCTCATTCTCTGCATGCATCCtgcaatattttttatttgtatcacTGCTTACCACAGAGGGATTTTTGCTGGCTGCAATGGCTTATGACCGCTACGTAGCCATTGTGAACCCATTACTATATACCGTGTCCATGACTAAAATGGTTTGCGTTGGGCTGGTTTTGGGCTCATGCATAGGAGGTTTAATTAATTCAGTTACACATACAACTGGCTTAATGAAACTGTCTTTCTGTGGGCCAAATATCATCAGTCACTTCTTCTGTGACCTTCCTCCCCTGCTGAAGCTGTCTTGTTCCAACACCTCCATTAATGAATTCTTGCTTTTGATCTTCTCTGGAGTTATTGCAATGATAACCTTCTTAACTGTGATGATCTCCTACATCTTCATTGTTGCTGCTATCCTGAGGATCCGCTCCGCAGCAGGCAGACGAAAAGCCTTCTCCACTTGTGCTTCCCATCTGACGGCCGTGACTTTGTTCTATGGTTCCATCAGCTTCAGTTACATTCAGCCAAGCTCCCAGTACTCCTTAGAACAAGAGAAGGTGGTGTCTGTATTTTACACCCTGGTGATTCCCATGTTGAACCCACTGATTTACAGTTTAAGGAACAAGGAAGTGAAGGACGCTGTGAAAAGGGTAATGGAGATGAAACCTTTCTCTTGTTGA